Proteins from one Peromyscus eremicus chromosome 8a, PerEre_H2_v1, whole genome shotgun sequence genomic window:
- the Tob1 gene encoding protein Tob1: MQLEIQVALNFIISYLYNKLPRRRVNIFGEELERLLKKKYEGHWYPEKPYKGSGFRCIHVGEKVDPVIEQASKESGLDIDDVRGNLPQDLSVWIDPFEVSYQIGEKGPVKVLYVDDNNENGCELDKEIKNSFNPEAQVFMPISDPASSVSSSPSPPFGHSAAVSPTFMPRSTQPLTFTTATFAATKFGSTKMKNSGRSSKVARTSPINLGLNVNDLLKQKAISSSMHSLYGLGLSSQPQPQQQQQPSQPPPPPPPPQQQQQTSALSPNAKEFIFPNMQGQGSSTNGMFPGDSPLNLSPLQYSNAFDVFAAYGGLNEKSFVDGLNFSLNNMQYSNQQFQPVMAN, encoded by the coding sequence ATGCAGCTTGAAATCCAAGTAGCACTAAATTTTATCATTTCATACTTGTACAATAAGCTTCCCAGGAGACGTGTCAACATTTTTGGTGAAGAGCTTGAAAGACTTCTTAAGAAGAAATATGAAGGGCACTGGTATCCTGAAAAGCCATACAAAGGATCAGGGTTTAGATGTATACATGTAGGGGAGAAAGTGGACCCAGTGATTGAACAAGCGTCCAAAGAGAGTGGTTTGGACATTGATGATGTTCGTGGCAATCTGCCACAGGATCTTAGCGTTTGGATCGACCCATTTGAGGTTTCCTACCAAATTGGTGAAAAGGGACCAGTGAAGGTGCTCTATGTGGATGACAATAATGAAAATGGATGTGAGCTGGATAAGGAGATCAAAAACAGCTTTAACCCGGAGGCCCAGGTTTTCATGCCCATAAGTGACCCGGCCTCCTCAGTGTCCagctctccatctcctccctttGGTCACTCTGCTGCTGTCAGCCCTACCTTCATGCCCCGGTCCACTCAGCCTTTAACCTTTACCACGGCCACGTTTGCTGCCACCAAGTTCGGCTCCACCAAAATGAAGAACAGTGGACGTAGCAGCAAGGTAGCACGTACTTCTCCGATCAACCTCGGCCTGAATGTGAACGACCTCCTGAAGCAGAAAGCCATCTCTTCCTCAATGCACTCTCTGTATGGGCTGGGCCTGAGcagccagcctcagccacagcagcagcagcagccatccCAGCCgccgcctccaccaccacctccacagcagcagcagcaaacctCTGCTCTGTCTCCCAATGCCAAGGAATTCATTTTTCCTAATATGCAGGGTCAAGGTAGTAGTACCAATGGAATGTTCCCAGGTGACAGCCCCCTTAACCTCAGTCCTCTCCAGTACAGTAATGCCTTTGATGTGTTTGCGGCCTACGGAGGCCTCAACGAGAAGTCTTTCGTAGATGGCTTGAATTTTAGCTTAAATAACATGCAGTATTCTAACCAGCAATTCCAGCCTGTTATGgctaactaa
- the Wfikkn2 gene encoding WAP, Kazal, immunoglobulin, Kunitz and NTR domain-containing protein 2, translated as MWAPGRRHRFWFHWGLLLLLLLGAPLRGLTLPPIRYSHAGICPNDMNPNLWVDAQSTCKRECETDQECETYEKCCPNVCGTKSCVAARYMDVKGRKGPVGMPKEATCDHFMCLQQGSECDIWDGQPVCKCKDRCEKEPSFTCASDGLTYYNRCYMDAEACSKGISLAVVTCRYHFTWPNTSPPPPETTAHPTTASPETLGLDMAAPALLNHPVHQSVTVGETVSFLCDVVGRPRPELTWEKQLEDRENVVMRPNHVRGNVVVTNIAQLVIYNAQPQDAGIYTCTAQNAAGVLRADFPLSVVRGGQARATSESSLNSTAFPVTECLKPPDSEDCGEEQTRWHFDAQANNCLTFTFGHCHRNLNHFETYEACMLACMSGPLATCSLPALQGPCKAYVPRWAYNSQTGLCQSFVYGGCEGNGNNFESREACEESCPFPRGNQHCRACKPRQKLVTSFCRSDFVILGRVSELTEEPDSGRALVTVDEVLKDEKMGLKFLGREPLEVTLLHVDWACPCPNVTVSETPLIIMGEVEGGMAMLRPDSFVGASSTRRVRKLREVMHKKTCDVLKDFLGLR; from the exons ATGTGGGCCCCGGGGCGTCGTCATCGGTTCTGGTTCCACTGGgggctgctgttgctgctgctcctGGGGGCACCCCTTCGAGGCTTAACACTGCCACCCATCCGATATTCCCATGCGGGCATCTGCCCCAACGACATGAACCCCAACCTTTGGGTGGATGCCCAGAGCACCTGCAAGCGAGAGTGTGAAACTGACCAG GAATGTGAGACCTATGAGAAGTGCTGCCCCAATGTGTGTGGGACCAAGAGCTGTGTGGCAGCCCGCTACATGGATGTGAAAGGGAGGAAGGGCCCTGTGGGTATGCCCAAGGAGGCCACGTGTGATCACTTCATGTGTCTGCAGCAGGGCTCTGAGTGTGACATCTGGGATGGACAGCCCGTGTGCAAGTGCAAAGATCGCTGTGAGAAGGAGCCCAGCTTCACCTGTGCCTCTGACGGCCTCACCTATTACAACCGCTGCTACATGGACGCCGAGGCCTGCTCCAAGGGCATCTCCCTGGCCGTGGTCACCTGCCGCTATCACTTTACCTGGCCCAACACCAGCCCTCCACCGCCTGAGACCACTGCACATCCTACCACGGCCTCTCCGGAGACTCTGGGGCTGGACATGGCAGCCCCGGCCCTGCTCAACCATCCTGTCCATCAATCAGTCACCGTGGGTGAGACCGTGAGTTTCCTCTGTGATGTGGTGGGCCGGCCCCGGCCCGAGCTCACTTGGGAGAAACAGCTGGAGGATAGAGAGAATGTGGTCATGAGGCCCAACCACGTGCGTGGTAACGTGGTGGTCACCAACATTGCCCAGCTGGTCATCTACAATGCCCAGCCCCAAGATGCTGGCATATACACCTGTACAGCTCAGAATGCTGCTGGAGTCCTAAGGGCTGACTTCCCATTGTCAGTGGTCAGGGGGGGTCAGGCAAGGGCCACCTCAGAGAGCAGTCTCAACAGCACGGCTTTCCCAGTAACCGAGTGCCTAAAGCCCCCGGACAGTGAGGACTGTGGAGAGGAGCAGACGCGCTGGCACTTCGATGCCCAGGCTAACAACTGCCTCACGTTTACCTTCGGCCACTGCCACCGCAATCTCAACCACTTTGAGACCTATGAGGCCTGCATGCTGGCTTGTATGAGCGGGCCTCTGGCCACGTGCAGCCTGCCCGCCCTGCAGGGGCCCTGCAAAGCCTATGTGCCACGCTGGGCCTACAACAGCCAGACCGGCCTCTGCCAGTCCTTCGTCTACGGTGGCTGCGAGGGCAACGGCAACAACTTTGAAAGCCGCGAGGCCTGCGAGGAGTCGTGTCCGTTCCCGAGGGGCAACCAGCACTGCCGGGCCTGCAAGCCTCGGCAGAAGCTCGTCACCAGCTTCTGTCGAAGTGACTTCGTCATCCTGGGCAGGGTCTCCGAGCTGACCGAGGAGCCCGACTCAGGCCGTGCCCTGGTGACCGTGGATGAGGTCCTAAAAGACGAGAAGATGGGCCTCAAGTTTCTGGGCCGGGAGCCGCTGGAAGTCACTCTGCTTCACGTAGACTGGGCCTGCCCTTGCCCCAATGTGACAGTGAGCGAGACGCCGCTCATCATCatgggggaggtggagggtggCATGGCCATGCTGAGACCTGACAGTTTTGTGGGCGCGTCGAGCACCCGGCGGGTCAGGAAGCTTCGTGAGGTCATGCACAAGAAAACCTGTGACGTCCTCAAGGACTTTCTGGGCTTGCGCTGA